In a single window of the Deltaproteobacteria bacterium genome:
- a CDS encoding flagellar hook protein FlgE — translation MSLSSALFSGISGLSTLGNSMTVIGDNIANVNTVGFKASRVTFQDVLSQTVATTAGTAQVGRGTNLADISSSFAQGSFESTDSTTDLAIGGEGFFMVRDPNNENNEFYTRAGEFQFDKDGNFTNPAGYIVRGWSLDSTGNNTGSIGDITLSSFTSPPSETDRISMITNLDSDSTSNTINLHEAWDGSQTTPLGTSAYDYSTTVKVFDSLGSTHDVTIYFDPTTSNNWEYIVTCNPSEDQRTTAADPGTGLLARGTLTFNTSGTITSGTMSTFNGGASLSDAGLGWTAQSVTTNGYLAFDASFVSGTTMTIELNAGTRRNSTTSTWEPESLSTTQYSTASSTTFQSANGYGAGALQSVTVGVDGAITGQYSNGEVIPLYRVALAKFQNENGLYKEGGNLFRETRLSGDPITGAPGNNGLGSISPNSLEQSNVDIATEFVRMITTQRGFQANSKIITVTDQMLAELIALKR, via the coding sequence ATGTCACTTTCAAGCGCGCTTTTTTCAGGCATCAGTGGTCTAAGTACCCTTGGAAATTCCATGACCGTTATTGGCGACAATATCGCCAATGTGAACACGGTCGGTTTCAAGGCAAGCCGGGTGACTTTTCAGGATGTGCTGAGCCAGACCGTGGCCACTACGGCCGGCACGGCCCAGGTAGGGCGTGGCACGAATCTGGCTGATATTTCATCGAGTTTTGCCCAGGGATCTTTTGAATCAACCGATTCCACTACGGATCTTGCCATTGGTGGCGAGGGCTTTTTTATGGTTAGAGATCCCAACAATGAAAACAATGAATTCTATACGCGGGCCGGTGAGTTCCAGTTTGACAAGGACGGCAATTTTACCAATCCCGCAGGCTACATAGTAAGGGGATGGTCGCTGGACTCAACCGGAAATAATACGGGTTCTATTGGGGACATCACTTTGTCTTCGTTTACGTCCCCTCCCTCTGAAACAGACAGAATTTCTATGATCACAAACCTTGATTCCGATTCCACGAGTAACACAATAAATTTGCATGAAGCGTGGGACGGGAGCCAAACAACACCTCTGGGTACCAGCGCCTACGATTATTCGACAACCGTCAAGGTGTTCGATTCTCTGGGAAGCACCCACGATGTTACCATCTATTTTGACCCCACTACTTCCAATAACTGGGAGTATATTGTGACCTGCAATCCGTCCGAGGATCAAAGAACCACTGCTGCTGACCCAGGCACCGGTTTGCTGGCAAGGGGGACCCTCACATTCAATACGAGCGGCACGATTACCAGCGGGACCATGAGCACTTTCAATGGCGGCGCGTCGTTGAGTGACGCAGGTCTCGGCTGGACTGCTCAGAGCGTTACAACCAATGGCTATCTGGCGTTTGACGCATCATTTGTCAGCGGCACAACCATGACTATCGAACTAAATGCAGGGACCCGCCGCAATAGCACGACCAGCACCTGGGAGCCGGAATCGCTTTCCACAACCCAGTATTCCACAGCGTCTTCAACGACCTTTCAGTCGGCCAACGGGTATGGGGCCGGAGCTCTGCAGTCTGTTACAGTAGGGGTGGACGGCGCCATTACCGGTCAATACTCCAATGGCGAGGTCATTCCCCTCTACCGGGTGGCCCTTGCCAAGTTTCAGAACGAGAACGGGCTTTACAAGGAAGGAGGCAACCTTTTCAGGGAGACCAGGCTGAGCGGCGACCCCATTACCGGCGCTCCTGGAAACAACGGCCTGGGCAGTATCTCGCCCAACTCCCTTGAGCAATCGAACGTGGATATTGCCACGGAATTTGTGAGGATGATTACGACCCAGCGGGGATTTCAGGCCAACTCCAAGATCATTACGGTGACCGACCAGATGCTGGCGGAACTCATCGCATTGAAACGATAG
- a CDS encoding flagellar hook assembly protein FlgD, with protein sequence MSIAALEPIYSQTPDVSSKSKDDLGMNQFLTMLVAQLKHQDPLNPMEGTDFTAQLAQFSGLEQQFKMNEYLADIQGALMAQENGNAIDYMGKMVKTYDNTICIKDGQTDLSSYELENGADVTFTIYNEQGVEVRKTYEGWKDAGEHDLEWDGRDNSGEMVDDGVYAIEVEARDEEGSIVRCNAYVTGEVTGVTYVSGMPYFMIGDKLVSPANIVEVRESGG encoded by the coding sequence ATGTCCATAGCAGCTCTTGAACCAATCTACTCTCAGACCCCGGACGTTAGCTCGAAATCCAAGGACGACCTCGGGATGAATCAATTTCTGACTATGCTGGTTGCCCAACTCAAGCATCAAGATCCCTTGAATCCTATGGAGGGCACGGATTTTACAGCGCAGTTAGCCCAGTTTTCCGGCCTTGAGCAGCAATTCAAGATGAACGAGTACCTCGCAGATATCCAGGGGGCCCTGATGGCTCAGGAGAACGGCAACGCCATTGACTATATGGGAAAGATGGTCAAGACTTATGATAACACGATTTGCATAAAGGACGGTCAAACGGACTTGAGTTCCTATGAACTGGAGAACGGGGCCGATGTGACCTTTACTATCTACAACGAGCAGGGGGTCGAGGTCCGAAAAACCTATGAGGGTTGGAAGGATGCCGGTGAGCACGATCTTGAATGGGACGGCCGGGATAATTCCGGCGAGATGGTCGATGACGGAGTCTACGCCATTGAGGTCGAAGCTAGAGATGAAGAAGGTTCCATTGTAAGATGCAATGCCTATGTCACCGGAGAGGTAACAGGTGTGACCTATGTGAGCGGTATGCCTTACTTTATGATCGGGGATAAGCTGGTGTCACCTGCCAACATTGTAGAGGTCAGGGAGAGCGGTGGTTAG